The following coding sequences are from one Acidobacteriota bacterium window:
- a CDS encoding glycosyltransferase family A protein: protein MRATVVIPTFNRSRILVRTLEALGRQTLLEETADDSGGGVPYEVIVVDDGSTDDTGERVRGLASEYPVPLVYLHQENRKQGAARNLGVGRARGEWLVFLGDDTVPGSGFLEGHLGARDGVRNEDAERVVVIGYTPWAREYPRTRFMEYVGEEGWQFGFALIEDPNDVPFNFFYTSNLSISREFFRESGGFDEDFGEYGWEDIELGWRLHRMGMRLVYHADAVAHHHHPTSVRAFVRRQRRVGSSAWNFYRKHPELADFLNVDRLPRYRLRDRVRMELLTWACAWTERRGWPDLSSLYPDLMSYHYNLGLLRGRREERQA, encoded by the coding sequence ATGCGAGCGACCGTCGTCATCCCGACCTTCAACCGGTCCCGGATCCTGGTGCGGACGTTGGAGGCGCTGGGGCGGCAGACGTTGCTTGAGGAGACTGCGGACGATTCGGGGGGCGGCGTTCCCTACGAGGTGATCGTGGTGGACGACGGGTCCACCGACGACACGGGCGAGCGGGTTCGGGGGTTGGCTTCGGAGTATCCGGTGCCACTGGTTTACCTTCACCAGGAGAATCGCAAGCAGGGCGCGGCGCGGAACCTGGGCGTGGGGCGGGCCCGGGGGGAGTGGTTGGTGTTTCTGGGGGACGATACGGTTCCCGGGTCCGGTTTTCTGGAAGGGCATCTCGGGGCCCGAGACGGGGTCCGGAACGAGGATGCCGAACGGGTCGTGGTGATCGGGTACACGCCTTGGGCCCGGGAGTATCCCCGGACCCGGTTCATGGAGTACGTGGGCGAGGAGGGGTGGCAGTTCGGGTTCGCGCTGATCGAAGACCCGAACGACGTTCCCTTCAACTTCTTCTACACCAGCAACCTCTCCATCTCCCGGGAGTTCTTCCGGGAGTCGGGGGGGTTCGACGAGGACTTCGGCGAGTACGGGTGGGAGGACATCGAGTTGGGATGGCGGCTCCACCGGATGGGGATGCGGCTGGTCTACCACGCGGACGCGGTGGCCCACCATCACCACCCCACGTCGGTGAGGGCTTTCGTCCGGCGGCAGCGGCGGGTCGGCTCTTCGGCCTGGAACTTCTACCGCAAGCATCCCGAGTTGGCGGACTTCCTCAACGTGGACCGCCTGCCCCGATACCGGCTCCGGGACCGGGTGCGCATGGAGCTGCTGACCTGGGCCTGCGCCTGGACCGAGAGACGGGGTTGGCCGGACCTGAGCTCCCTCTATCCGGATCTCATGAGCTACCACTACAACCTGGGGCTGCTTCGAGGCCGGCGGGAGGAACGCCAGGCATGA